From Acidipropionibacterium acidipropionici, one genomic window encodes:
- a CDS encoding type II toxin-antitoxin system RelE/ParE family toxin: MWTVTRHPDADSEFKALGPRDAVAVTNAVRKLQALGPRLGYLYSSDVRGADRLRELRPRAGRSTIRVFYRQVGATFVIGAFGPEAGYDPKGFTKACRAAERRLNRMEG, from the coding sequence GTGTGGACCGTTACCCGTCATCCGGACGCCGACTCGGAGTTCAAGGCTCTCGGTCCACGCGACGCCGTTGCCGTCACCAACGCCGTTCGGAAGCTGCAGGCCCTCGGGCCACGGCTCGGTTATCTCTACAGCAGCGACGTCCGGGGTGCTGATCGGCTGCGGGAGCTCAGGCCGCGTGCCGGCAGAAGTACGATACGAGTCTTCTACAGGCAGGTCGGGGCAACCTTCGTCATCGGGGCTTTCGGCCCTGAGGCCGGGTACGACCCCAAAGGTTTCACGAAGGCCTGCCGGGCGGCGGAACGACGATTGAACAGGATGGAGGGTTGA
- a CDS encoding helix-turn-helix domain-containing protein, whose translation MMVSELTSFDQMEHERYESDPAYAAEADRLALADAVSVAVLVYRTDHGLTQTAFGRRLGMKQPQVARLERGDTPPSVETLQRLASAGVLEVTIAASGTTVRELATA comes from the coding sequence ATGATGGTTTCCGAGTTGACGTCATTCGACCAGATGGAGCATGAGCGCTACGAGAGCGACCCGGCCTATGCGGCCGAGGCCGACCGGCTGGCGCTGGCCGACGCGGTCTCGGTCGCCGTTCTGGTCTACCGCACCGACCACGGGCTCACCCAGACCGCATTCGGCCGCCGGCTCGGCATGAAGCAGCCGCAGGTGGCCCGTCTGGAGCGTGGTGACACGCCGCCGTCGGTGGAGACGCTGCAGAGGCTGGCGTCCGCCGGTGTTCTGGAGGTCACCATCGCCGCCAGCGGCACGACGGTGCGCGAACTGGCAACTGCTTGA
- the tnpA gene encoding IS200/IS605 family transposase: MSPRWKPSPDRRRGRRIITSLQARLAFVTIRRGAHFTPELLTACRAAMARVCIDAGATLLSLDGEGDRVEVTVEYPPTARLADLVNSMKGVSARVLRRDMAEEMEPLLHGGHLWAPDYAAISVPPDPGSEAWSEALSRLDPS, translated from the coding sequence ATGTCACCCAGATGGAAGCCCAGCCCCGATCGCAGGCGGGGCAGACGCATCATCACGAGCCTGCAAGCGCGCTTGGCCTTCGTCACGATCCGTCGTGGCGCCCACTTCACCCCGGAGCTCCTGACCGCCTGCCGCGCGGCGATGGCACGGGTCTGCATCGACGCCGGCGCGACCCTGCTCTCCCTGGACGGCGAGGGCGACCGCGTGGAGGTCACGGTGGAGTACCCACCGACCGCGCGGCTCGCCGACCTCGTGAACTCGATGAAGGGGGTCTCGGCGCGGGTCCTGCGCCGAGACATGGCCGAGGAGATGGAGCCCCTGCTGCACGGCGGACATTTGTGGGCACCGGATTATGCCGCGATCTCAGTCCCGCCGGATCCGGGCTCCGAGGCGTGGTCGGAGGCCTTGTCCCGGCTCGACCCGTCATGA
- a CDS encoding Lsr2 family DNA-binding protein — MSTQTITTSDISGEPGARTVTLEIDGRRISVDATEAELSAELQRTFWRAASPITARGEVPQMTPAQREAVRSWARHEGLPVTGHGRITKTVMRAFVSAHPEQGIRLPW; from the coding sequence ATGAGCACTCAGACCATCACCACGTCCGACATTTCCGGCGAGCCCGGAGCCCGGACCGTGACCCTCGAGATCGACGGCCGACGCATCAGCGTCGACGCTACCGAGGCCGAGCTGAGTGCCGAGCTCCAGAGGACGTTCTGGAGGGCCGCCTCCCCGATCACGGCGCGCGGCGAGGTGCCTCAGATGACCCCCGCCCAGCGCGAGGCTGTGCGGTCCTGGGCCCGGCATGAGGGGCTGCCCGTCACCGGACACGGCCGCATCACCAAGACCGTCATGCGCGCCTTCGTCAGTGCCCACCCCGAGCAGGGCATCCGCCTGCCCTGGTGA
- a CDS encoding HNH endonuclease — MHAARMRDHGTTNPRPTKARPTVCTEPDCGRPVDSRGLCSRHLRLAREADPATPRCSVEGCDRIVHARGLCGTHDARVKAHGDTALHPRRRSAETCCVEGCERPARKLGRCTLHYRRFHATGSDDLVPREVTICSVEGCERRTHGRGLCDTHIYRLVHTGTTDDPAPTPAPVAGSGQTPCREPGCERPIHGRGLCSMHYQQAHLAAITETCSVEGCDERAAHLGLCGAHYARQWRTGGTDLTPRGVQVCSTPGCHRTARSHGLCCTCAWRVARHGSPGPITHTCPTCGTRFTATDNQIYCAPACRPTARATGTWIDDVDRWAIYARDGWTCQICGLPVPTDAEFHVGEASLDHIVPWSRGGSDNPENLRLVHRFCNTVRGAGRADDNRVRDMARMPERAHQLTAEADDAGNNAA, encoded by the coding sequence ATGCACGCCGCACGGATGCGGGACCACGGCACCACCAATCCGCGGCCGACGAAGGCGCGCCCCACCGTGTGCACGGAACCCGACTGTGGCCGACCTGTGGACAGCCGGGGGCTGTGCTCCAGACATCTCAGACTGGCCCGGGAGGCCGATCCGGCCACACCGCGCTGCTCCGTCGAGGGCTGCGACCGCATCGTCCACGCCCGGGGCCTGTGTGGCACCCATGACGCGAGGGTGAAGGCTCACGGCGACACCGCTCTGCACCCCCGCCGGCGGTCCGCCGAGACATGCTGCGTCGAGGGCTGCGAGCGGCCGGCCCGAAAATTGGGCCGGTGCACCCTGCACTACAGGCGATTCCACGCGACCGGCTCCGACGACCTGGTGCCCCGCGAGGTGACGATCTGCTCCGTCGAGGGATGCGAGCGCCGGACCCACGGCCGCGGGTTGTGCGACACCCACATCTACCGGCTCGTGCACACCGGCACCACCGACGACCCGGCACCGACGCCGGCGCCCGTCGCGGGATCCGGTCAGACACCGTGCCGTGAGCCGGGATGTGAGCGCCCGATCCACGGACGCGGCCTGTGCTCGATGCACTATCAGCAGGCCCACCTCGCCGCGATCACCGAGACCTGCTCCGTCGAGGGCTGTGATGAGCGGGCGGCCCACCTGGGGCTCTGCGGCGCGCACTACGCTCGTCAGTGGCGGACCGGGGGCACTGACCTGACGCCCCGGGGGGTCCAGGTCTGCTCCACGCCGGGCTGCCATCGCACTGCCCGCAGTCACGGCCTCTGCTGCACCTGCGCCTGGCGGGTCGCTCGACACGGGTCACCAGGCCCCATCACCCACACCTGCCCAACCTGCGGCACGCGGTTCACCGCCACCGACAACCAGATCTACTGCGCGCCTGCCTGCAGGCCGACTGCCAGGGCGACCGGGACCTGGATCGACGATGTGGACCGGTGGGCCATTTACGCCCGCGACGGGTGGACCTGCCAGATCTGCGGACTCCCCGTACCCACCGACGCAGAATTCCATGTCGGCGAGGCCTCCCTCGATCACATCGTGCCGTGGAGCCGGGGCGGAAGTGACAACCCCGAGAATTTGCGGCTGGTCCACCGATTCTGCAACACCGTGCGAGGCGCCGGACGGGCTGATGACAACCGTGTGCGGGACATGGCCCGGATGCCCGAGCGCGCCCACCAACTCACCGCCGAGGCTGATGACGCCGGCAACAACGCTGCCTGA
- a CDS encoding DUF2255 family protein — MESARGWRLTTSTWTAETIERIAASDDLHIAPYHPDGKSTGTLTWIWSVVVDGRLSGRVAHTVVPVMLMSLRPAPQAGSSGHGTTPAVLRGS, encoded by the coding sequence CTGGAATCCGCAAGAGGATGGAGACTGACGACGAGCACCTGGACTGCCGAGACCATTGAGAGGATCGCCGCGTCCGATGATCTTCATATCGCGCCCTATCACCCGGACGGGAAGTCGACTGGGACCCTGACCTGGATCTGGTCGGTGGTGGTAGATGGCCGGCTGTCCGGCCGGGTCGCCCACACGGTCGTCCCGGTGATGCTGATGTCCCTGCGACCCGCCCCACAGGCGGGTTCCAGCGGACATGGAACGACCCCCGCAGTGCTGCGGGGGTCGTGA
- a CDS encoding putative immunity protein, protein MGSPQALDDTDRRLVSLWAADCAERVLPLFETQAPDDGRARDGIERARGYGRGDLEAATMIRRRFEAGRAARSVHSPAAVAAARAAGQASGVAHMGAHALGAAAYAAKAASLDTTDSEAARRDEVGWQVEHMTPGVRSALTKLPLLGENSAGPLGNGLLTSGVLAVTIREIQAELRSEAG, encoded by the coding sequence ATGGGCTCCCCACAGGCGCTCGACGACACCGACCGGCGTCTCGTCTCGTTGTGGGCGGCGGACTGCGCCGAGCGCGTCCTGCCGTTGTTCGAGACCCAGGCTCCCGATGATGGCCGTGCAAGGGACGGCATCGAGCGGGCCCGTGGATACGGTCGAGGCGATCTCGAGGCCGCAACCATGATCAGGCGGAGATTCGAGGCCGGTCGCGCCGCCAGGTCTGTGCATTCTCCTGCGGCTGTTGCTGCTGCCCGTGCCGCTGGGCAGGCCTCGGGCGTCGCGCATATGGGAGCCCATGCGCTCGGTGCCGCCGCCTACGCGGCGAAAGCCGCCTCGCTGGATACGACCGACTCCGAGGCCGCTCGGCGTGATGAGGTCGGCTGGCAGGTCGAGCACATGACGCCCGGCGTCCGTTCAGCACTTACAAAGCTGCCACTGCTCGGCGAGAACTCGGCCGGCCCTCTGGGCAACGGCCTCCTGACATCGGGAGTGCTCGCCGTGACGATCCGCGAGATCCAGGCAGAACTGCGCTCCGAGGCTGGATAG
- a CDS encoding arsenate reductase ArsC codes for MAIRPTVLFVCVHNAGRSQMAAGYLQHLAGDQVDVRSAGSEPKDRLNPVAVEAMAEEGIDITTNSPKLLTVDAVEQADVVITMGCGDTCPVFPGKRYEDWDLDDPAGLSIEAVRPIRDEIRTRVSALVDELLG; via the coding sequence ATGGCCATCAGGCCCACCGTCCTGTTCGTCTGCGTCCACAACGCCGGCCGCTCCCAGATGGCCGCCGGCTACCTGCAGCACCTCGCCGGAGACCAGGTCGACGTCCGCTCCGCAGGATCCGAACCCAAGGACCGGCTCAACCCGGTCGCCGTCGAAGCCATGGCCGAGGAGGGCATCGACATCACCACCAACAGCCCGAAGCTCCTCACCGTCGACGCCGTCGAGCAGGCCGACGTCGTCATCACGATGGGCTGCGGGGACACCTGTCCCGTCTTCCCCGGCAAGCGCTACGAGGACTGGGACCTGGATGACCCCGCCGGGCTGAGCATCGAGGCCGTCCGCCCGATCCGCGACGAGATTCGCACCAGGGTGAGTGCCCTCGTCGACGAACTCCTCGGCTGA
- a CDS encoding aminoglycoside phosphotransferase family protein: protein MVSSTPPAEVDITVDLVHALLAEQHPDLADRRLKVVANGWDNVIVRIGEDLVARLPRRQLAADLILHEQRWLPELARGLPILVPAPVRQGRPGHGYPWFWSICPWFEGEVAADVPLADPVREADRLGAFVHAFHRPAPPDAPSNPFRDIPVARLAPRTRGNLEQLGPGHESVAALIDRLAAVPAWDSPPVWVHGDLHAANLLVADGRICAVLDFGDLTAGDPAVDLAVAWMLFDADDRRRFRIAAGGGAPVDDATWDRARLWGLHLGLIFLLHSEDSEQFSRLGARLFRAVTSEDAG, encoded by the coding sequence ATGGTCTCCTCGACTCCCCCGGCCGAGGTCGACATCACCGTCGATCTCGTCCACGCACTCCTGGCCGAGCAGCATCCCGACCTGGCCGACAGGCGTCTGAAGGTCGTCGCCAACGGCTGGGACAACGTCATCGTGCGGATCGGCGAGGATCTCGTGGCCCGCCTCCCCCGCCGACAGCTGGCCGCGGACCTCATCCTCCATGAGCAGCGCTGGCTGCCCGAGCTGGCTCGGGGTCTCCCGATCCTGGTGCCCGCACCGGTCCGGCAGGGACGGCCGGGCCACGGCTACCCATGGTTCTGGAGCATCTGCCCCTGGTTCGAGGGCGAGGTGGCCGCCGACGTCCCGCTCGCCGACCCGGTCCGGGAGGCCGATCGGCTCGGCGCCTTCGTGCACGCCTTCCACCGCCCGGCGCCGCCCGACGCACCCTCCAATCCCTTCCGGGACATCCCGGTCGCCCGACTCGCCCCACGGACCCGCGGAAACCTGGAGCAGCTGGGTCCGGGGCACGAATCGGTCGCCGCCCTCATCGACCGGCTCGCCGCAGTACCTGCCTGGGACAGCCCGCCGGTGTGGGTGCACGGCGACCTGCATGCCGCGAACCTCCTGGTGGCCGACGGGCGGATCTGCGCGGTGCTGGATTTCGGCGACCTCACCGCCGGGGACCCGGCGGTCGATCTGGCCGTCGCCTGGATGCTCTTCGACGCCGACGACCGCCGACGCTTCCGCATCGCGGCTGGCGGTGGGGCGCCGGTCGACGACGCCACCTGGGACCGGGCACGCCTGTGGGGGCTGCACCTCGGGCTGATCTTCCTGCTCCACTCTGAAGACAGCGAGCAGTTCTCACGGCTGGGAGCGCGGCTGTTCCGGGCGGTCACCTCCGAAGATGCCGGGTGA
- a CDS encoding dienelactone hydrolase family protein: protein MKILSDSRIDDGVLEHDIAVGEAPGILWTPPGPGPAPLILLGHPGGLNAMTPRLRTRALDAARAGFASAAIELPGSGGRPPLPGVDQARHDLQRAIRAGEPVSDDVVDRLILPLADAAVPEWRAALDELLALPGLTGPVGIAGGVVSIGVRMAAEDPRVAAAVLFAGSFVPRRILAEARAVTVPVLMLLQWDDEHNDRRAALDLFDALGSAEKTLHANTGGHTGVPRFEGESTNRLFTRHLRR from the coding sequence ATGAAGATCCTCTCTGACAGCCGCATCGACGACGGCGTCCTCGAACACGACATCGCCGTCGGCGAGGCCCCGGGCATCCTGTGGACGCCGCCCGGCCCCGGCCCCGCGCCACTCATCCTCCTCGGCCACCCGGGCGGTCTGAACGCCATGACGCCGCGCCTGCGTACCCGCGCGCTGGACGCCGCACGGGCCGGATTCGCCTCGGCCGCGATCGAACTGCCCGGAAGCGGCGGCCGTCCCCCATTGCCCGGCGTCGACCAGGCCCGGCACGATCTTCAGCGGGCGATCCGGGCCGGTGAACCCGTTTCCGATGACGTCGTCGACCGACTCATCCTGCCCCTCGCCGACGCGGCGGTTCCGGAATGGCGGGCCGCTCTCGATGAGCTGCTCGCACTGCCGGGCCTCACCGGTCCGGTGGGGATCGCCGGGGGAGTGGTCTCGATCGGGGTCCGAATGGCCGCCGAGGACCCGCGGGTCGCCGCGGCCGTGCTCTTCGCCGGCAGCTTCGTGCCCCGGCGCATCCTCGCCGAGGCGCGGGCCGTCACCGTCCCGGTGCTGATGCTGCTGCAGTGGGACGACGAGCACAACGACCGGCGGGCGGCCCTGGACCTGTTCGACGCCCTGGGTTCGGCCGAGAAGACGCTTCACGCCAACACGGGCGGGCACACCGGCGTCCCAAGGTTCGAGGGGGAGAGCACCAATCGGCTGTTCACCCGGCATCTTCGGAGGTGA
- a CDS encoding alpha/beta hydrolase family protein — protein MNALAGAEQVRVVSADGTPIQAYRFGDGDPVIAASGGPAAVLGHSSGAVPAFFAAGEGVPVRHLFLSEPPFTFSDDPSAFALAFRLQAMVDAGQDGDAVTTFQIEGVGLPAEMVEQLKQTPDFAKLLPFAQSVVYDATLTAAVPEPSPEMLAVTSPITILIGDDTFPILSRSCELLDEILPAAELVRVPESKHHAIDAAATTRVIAARLA, from the coding sequence ATGAACGCACTCGCGGGAGCTGAGCAGGTCCGCGTCGTCTCCGCCGACGGCACGCCGATCCAGGCCTACAGGTTCGGTGACGGCGACCCGGTGATCGCCGCGAGCGGCGGCCCGGCAGCGGTCCTGGGTCATTCCTCGGGAGCCGTGCCGGCCTTCTTCGCAGCGGGGGAGGGGGTTCCGGTTCGCCACCTCTTCCTCTCCGAACCGCCCTTCACCTTTTCCGACGACCCGTCGGCCTTCGCACTGGCGTTTCGCCTCCAGGCCATGGTCGACGCCGGTCAGGACGGCGACGCCGTCACCACCTTCCAGATCGAGGGGGTGGGGCTGCCGGCCGAGATGGTGGAGCAGCTGAAACAGACCCCCGACTTCGCGAAGCTCCTTCCGTTCGCGCAGTCGGTCGTCTACGACGCCACCCTGACCGCAGCCGTCCCCGAGCCGTCACCGGAGATGCTGGCGGTGACGTCGCCCATCACCATCCTCATAGGCGACGACACCTTCCCCATCCTGTCCCGCTCCTGCGAGCTGCTCGACGAGATCCTGCCCGCAGCAGAGCTGGTGAGGGTCCCCGAATCGAAGCATCATGCGATCGACGCCGCGGCCACGACGAGGGTCATCGCCGCCCGGCTGGCCTGA
- a CDS encoding NAD(P)-binding domain-containing protein → MREATVVVIGAGQAGLSAGYHLARRDFQSALSGGGSSASGERLGRNRPTFVVLDANPAPGGAWQHRWESLHMATVNGIFDLPGFPAPHVAPEVPSRDAVPAYFSAFENRNRLPILRPTRVASVRRIDDDPEGDLVVETDTGQWWTRAIINATGTWNNPVLPQYPGGRIFTGRQLHTRDYVSADEFAGQRVAIVGGGISAVQQLEEISRGATTFWYTRREPVFRDGSFRPEFEGREIIARITAAVEAGAPPGSIVANTGLIWSPYAIAARDRGVLARRPMFTAIEPEGLREADGSFTPVDAILWATGFRPDLSHLDPLHLKNDRGGIEMRGTQVLAEPRVHLIGYGPSQSTVGANRAGRDAVRVLSRLPGDPLCAGRDA, encoded by the coding sequence ATGCGTGAGGCGACCGTCGTCGTCATCGGCGCCGGGCAGGCGGGGCTGTCGGCCGGCTACCACCTGGCGCGGCGCGACTTCCAGAGTGCCCTGAGCGGGGGAGGGAGTTCGGCGTCCGGCGAGAGACTGGGCAGAAACCGCCCCACCTTCGTGGTCCTCGACGCCAATCCCGCGCCGGGCGGCGCATGGCAGCACCGCTGGGAATCCCTCCACATGGCCACGGTCAACGGGATCTTCGACCTCCCCGGATTCCCGGCTCCCCACGTCGCCCCGGAAGTACCCAGCAGAGACGCCGTCCCCGCATATTTCTCGGCCTTCGAGAATCGCAACCGCCTTCCGATCCTCAGACCGACCAGAGTCGCTTCCGTACGCCGGATCGACGACGATCCGGAGGGCGACCTCGTCGTCGAGACGGACACCGGACAATGGTGGACACGGGCCATCATCAATGCGACCGGTACCTGGAACAATCCGGTGCTGCCGCAATACCCGGGAGGCCGCATATTCACCGGCCGTCAGCTCCACACCCGCGACTACGTCTCCGCCGACGAGTTCGCCGGGCAACGGGTCGCGATCGTCGGAGGAGGGATCTCCGCCGTCCAGCAGCTGGAGGAGATCTCCCGGGGCGCCACGACCTTCTGGTACACCCGCCGCGAACCCGTGTTCCGCGACGGCTCCTTCCGCCCGGAGTTCGAGGGGCGCGAGATCATTGCCAGGATCACCGCCGCCGTGGAGGCCGGCGCCCCGCCGGGCAGCATCGTCGCCAACACCGGCCTCATCTGGTCGCCCTACGCCATCGCCGCCCGTGACCGTGGAGTTCTGGCTCGCAGACCCATGTTCACCGCCATCGAACCCGAGGGCCTTCGCGAGGCCGACGGCTCCTTCACACCGGTCGACGCCATCCTCTGGGCCACCGGATTCCGCCCCGATCTGTCCCATCTGGATCCGTTGCACCTCAAGAACGACCGCGGCGGCATCGAGATGCGCGGCACCCAGGTGCTCGCCGAGCCGAGGGTCCACCTCATCGGCTACGGACCCTCCCAGTCCACCGTCGGTGCCAATCGCGCAGGTCGCGACGCCGTCCGAGTTCTCAGCCGTCTCCCCGGCGATCCGCTCTGCGCCGGACGTGACGCATAA
- a CDS encoding HNH endonuclease signature motif containing protein, which yields MITALQDQGQIPAAGGETPRVVVTLDYMKLLQLAVEAAATGTRPDGSLLDGVSVARLQAALTGTNETGDDVPASLVRQACCDAGLLPVVLGEASEILDVGREHRLVTPPIRKALTLRDGGCIVPGCTVPAQACQTHHVIPWWAGGRTSLDNLVLVCRHHHGLIEPHRYNPGSDQWRIDFDETGRPHVHPPRRMRGDLPAGHPDTRENSARTDPDQPQQTPLIA from the coding sequence ATGATCACTGCACTCCAGGACCAGGGCCAGATCCCTGCCGCCGGTGGGGAGACGCCCCGCGTCGTGGTCACCCTCGACTACATGAAGCTGCTGCAGCTGGCCGTCGAGGCCGCCGCCACCGGCACCCGCCCCGACGGCAGCCTCCTGGATGGGGTGTCGGTGGCCCGGCTGCAGGCCGCACTGACCGGAACCAACGAGACCGGCGACGACGTTCCCGCCTCCCTGGTGAGGCAGGCCTGCTGCGACGCCGGACTCCTCCCCGTCGTGTTGGGAGAGGCCTCCGAGATCCTCGACGTCGGCCGGGAACACCGCCTCGTCACCCCACCCATCCGCAAAGCCCTCACCCTCCGTGACGGCGGCTGCATCGTCCCCGGCTGCACCGTCCCCGCCCAGGCCTGCCAGACCCACCACGTGATCCCCTGGTGGGCAGGAGGCCGGACCAGCCTCGACAACCTCGTCCTCGTGTGCCGACACCACCACGGCCTGATCGAACCCCACCGCTACAACCCGGGCTCCGACCAATGGCGCATCGACTTCGATGAAACCGGGCGGCCCCACGTCCACCCACCACGCAGAATGCGAGGCGACCTGCCAGCCGGCCACCCCGACACGAGGGAGAACTCCGCCCGAACAGACCCCGACCAACCACAGCAGACTCCCCTCATCGCCTAG
- a CDS encoding VOC family protein: MAIASQPSFVMDCPEPRVLAEFYGELLGWTVEVEDDESWAEISHGETDFISFQQVADYRAPQWPGQEVPQQMHLDVAVEDLDDAEAAVLRMGATKHEYQPSERGSFRVFLDPAGHPFCLCAAAGGGTVGSGS; the protein is encoded by the coding sequence ATGGCTATCGCAAGTCAACCCTCATTCGTCATGGACTGTCCCGAACCCCGCGTGCTCGCGGAGTTCTACGGGGAACTGCTCGGCTGGACGGTGGAGGTCGAGGACGACGAGTCCTGGGCCGAGATCAGCCACGGGGAGACCGACTTCATCTCATTCCAGCAGGTGGCCGACTACCGCGCGCCGCAGTGGCCCGGGCAGGAGGTGCCCCAGCAGATGCACCTGGACGTCGCGGTCGAGGATCTGGATGACGCCGAGGCCGCGGTGCTGCGGATGGGCGCGACGAAGCACGAGTACCAGCCGAGCGAGCGCGGCAGCTTCCGGGTCTTCCTGGACCCGGCCGGGCATCCGTTCTGCCTGTGCGCGGCGGCCGGCGGCGGGACGGTCGGTTCGGGAAGCTGA
- a CDS encoding GNAT family N-acetyltransferase — MDIRDATAEDAAAIAEIYNHAITHSTATWDTHTVDAANRRAWIANHQQVGDPVLVAVDDEAQDEQNILGYASYGQWRPFDGYRYTVENSVYVHHELRGGGTGTALLSALIDRARAQGVHVIVAGIDAANTGSIRLHERFGFTAVGHLPQVGVKFGGWLDLTFLQLTLDDRADPPS, encoded by the coding sequence TTGGACATCCGCGACGCCACCGCCGAGGACGCAGCAGCCATCGCCGAGATCTACAACCATGCGATCACCCACTCGACGGCGACCTGGGACACCCACACCGTCGACGCCGCGAACCGGCGAGCCTGGATCGCCAACCACCAGCAGGTCGGCGACCCGGTCCTGGTGGCCGTCGACGACGAGGCGCAGGACGAGCAGAACATCCTGGGCTACGCCTCCTACGGCCAGTGGCGCCCCTTCGACGGCTACCGGTACACCGTCGAGAATTCCGTCTACGTCCACCACGAGCTGCGCGGCGGCGGCACCGGCACGGCCCTCCTGTCAGCCCTCATCGACCGCGCCCGCGCCCAGGGCGTCCATGTCATCGTGGCGGGGATCGACGCCGCCAACACCGGCTCGATCCGCCTCCACGAGCGCTTCGGATTCACGGCTGTCGGCCACCTGCCCCAGGTCGGCGTCAAATTCGGCGGCTGGCTCGATCTCACCTTCCTCCAGCTCACCCTCGACGACCGCGCCGATCCCCCGTCGTGA
- a CDS encoding MOSC domain-containing protein, with protein MPGVIEAVNVVSALHRSPGTVGVTAIDKRPVEGAVAVRPYGLYRDVQADRKHHGGLFQAVYSFSREEYDYWQGQFGREISAGEFGENLTTSGIALEDLEIGAAVRAGSCRLEVTAPRTPCNVFADFLKRRNLIKEFTAHGRTGTYFRVAHRGEVAAGDEISVLETPGHGVSVAALFAGIGQAPARALIDWSVDTGTVLHREVAAIAARAAGVDAGVIPTEVRG; from the coding sequence ATGCCAGGGGTGATCGAAGCCGTCAACGTCGTCTCAGCGCTGCACAGGTCCCCGGGGACAGTCGGGGTGACGGCCATCGACAAGCGGCCCGTTGAGGGTGCTGTGGCGGTGCGGCCCTACGGCCTGTACCGCGACGTCCAGGCCGACCGGAAGCATCACGGCGGGCTCTTCCAGGCCGTCTACAGCTTCTCCCGCGAGGAGTACGACTACTGGCAGGGGCAGTTCGGCCGGGAGATCTCGGCGGGGGAGTTCGGGGAGAACCTCACGACGTCGGGTATCGCCCTGGAGGATCTGGAGATCGGGGCGGCGGTGCGGGCGGGGAGCTGCCGGCTCGAGGTGACGGCGCCGCGGACGCCGTGCAATGTGTTCGCCGACTTCCTGAAGCGCAGGAACCTCATCAAGGAGTTCACCGCCCACGGCCGCACCGGCACGTACTTCCGGGTGGCGCACCGCGGCGAAGTGGCGGCCGGGGACGAGATCTCTGTGCTGGAGACGCCGGGGCACGGCGTCAGCGTGGCGGCCCTGTTCGCCGGGATCGGCCAGGCTCCGGCCAGGGCGCTGATCGACTGGTCGGTGGACACCGGGACCGTCCTGCACCGCGAGGTGGCGGCGATCGCGGCCCGGGCCGCCGGTGTCGACGCCGGCGTCATCCCCACCGAGGTGCGCGGCTGA